The region GCCAGTTCGTGATGTCGAAGCCGACCAGCACGCCGACGATCATGAGGATCGTCGTCGCGACGAGCATCCGCATCAGCTCCACCACGATCTTGGCGAAGAGCACGGAGCCCTGGCCGATCGGCAGGGTGCGGAAGCGGTCCATCACCCCCTTCTGGAAGTCCTCGTTGAAGCCGGTGCCGACGGCCGTGGCGATGTTCATCGCCGTCATCGCCATCAGACCGGGCACCACGTACTGCACGTACCTGTCCTGCCCGCCGCCGAGCGACTGCCCGATGGAGCCGCCGAAGACGTACACGAACAGCAGGGTGAAGACGACCGGCATCAGGACGGCGTCGAACATCGACTCCGGGTCCTGGCGGATCCACAGCAGGTTGCGGCGGACGAGCGCGCCGATGTGGCGCGCGTGCGCGCGGGGCGAGATACGGGGGTCGCCCTTCGCGGCGAGGGGGGCT is a window of Streptomyces mirabilis DNA encoding:
- a CDS encoding ABC transporter permease; translated protein: MSTAVAEAPLAAKGDPRISPRAHARHIGALVRRNLLWIRQDPESMFDAVLMPVVFTLLFVYVFGGSIGQSLGGGQDRYVQYVVPGLMAMTAMNIATAVGTGFNEDFQKGVMDRFRTLPIGQGSVLFAKIVVELMRMLVATTILMIVGVLVGFDITNWPGLFASVGLSVLFGSSLMWIFLVLGVTMKNAQSVQAMGFLVLMPLQFGSSIFSPTRTMPGWLQNFTDYNPLSALADTTRGLMVGGPVTHSLWVTLAWTAGLTLVMAPIAIHKFRTKS